A region of Bernardetia sp. DNA encodes the following proteins:
- a CDS encoding MarR family winged helix-turn-helix transcriptional regulator, with protein sequence MEKQLDSKIVMGLERIAEVFKVLLWEEAKQHGLSPIQIQILIFIKQHSIELANVTYLSKEFNLTKPTVSDAIRILLKKGIIHKIPSPTDKRAYSIALTEHGKALVEQLQNFSKPLEKYVTELSLETKTDFFKTLTHLIFQLNKSNVITVQRMCFSCHHYEKRQDKENQHFCKLLQTQLTNKNIQLDCPEFQEKI encoded by the coding sequence ATGGAGAAACAACTAGATAGTAAGATAGTGATGGGGTTAGAGCGTATAGCAGAAGTGTTTAAGGTTTTGCTTTGGGAAGAAGCTAAACAACATGGTTTAAGTCCCATACAAATACAAATTCTGATATTCATAAAACAGCATAGCATAGAACTGGCAAATGTAACCTATTTATCTAAAGAATTTAACCTTACTAAACCAACAGTTAGTGATGCCATTCGTATTCTGTTAAAGAAAGGTATTATTCATAAAATTCCATCTCCAACAGATAAAAGAGCCTACTCTATTGCATTGACAGAACACGGAAAGGCACTTGTAGAACAATTACAAAATTTTTCAAAACCGTTAGAGAAATATGTAACAGAGCTTTCATTAGAAACCAAAACAGATTTTTTTAAGACACTTACTCACCTCATCTTTCAATTAAACAAGAGTAATGTTATTACAGTCCAACGAATGTGCTTTTCCTGTCATCATTATGAAAAAAGACAGGACAAAGAAAATCAACACTTTTGTAAACTGTTACAAACCCAACTAACAAATAAGAATATACAGCTAGACTGCCCAGAGTTTCAAGAAAAAATATAA
- a CDS encoding gamma-glutamylcyclotransferase family protein, whose protein sequence is MHYLFSYGTLQKEKVQLSSFGRILEGFEDMIVGYKLEQLEITSEEVLAKSEQKFHPIAIKTSNPNAKIEGMVYEISDEELALADSYEVSDYKRILVHSALG, encoded by the coding sequence ATGCACTATTTATTTTCCTACGGAACATTACAGAAAGAAAAAGTACAACTCTCCTCATTTGGTAGAATATTGGAAGGTTTTGAAGATATGATTGTGGGTTATAAACTAGAGCAATTAGAAATTACATCAGAAGAAGTCTTGGCAAAGAGTGAACAAAAATTTCATCCTATTGCTATCAAAACATCAAACCCTAACGCAAAAATAGAAGGAATGGTATATGAAATTTCTGATGAAGAATTAGCCCTCGCTGATAGCTACGAAGTTTCTGACTACAAGCGCATACTGGTTCATTCAGCGTTAGG
- the gdhA gene encoding NADP-specific glutamate dehydrogenase codes for MSKNNHKAQVKGFMEKVKEKQPHESEFLQAVEEVAEFILPFIEDNPKYKKAKLLERMVEPERAILFRVPWLDDKNEIQVNKGFRVQFNSAIGPYKGGVRFHPSVNLSILKFLGFEQVFKNSLTGLPLGGGKGGSDFNPKGKSDAEVMRFCQSFVTELFRHIGADTDIPAGDIGVGAREVGYMFGQYKRLSNEFTGTFTGKGVKWGGSLLRTEATGYGLLYFVKEMMEHKGDSLEDKVIAISGSGNVAQYACEKAIELGAKVVTLSDSDGYIYDEEGITIEKLEFVKELKNEKRGRIKEYAKKYKSAKFYKDERPWSVKCDIALPCATQNELEKEGAKSLVKNGCQLVAEGANMPTTSEAIDVFEKNNILYAPGKASNAGGVATSGLEMTQNSLRMSWTKEKIDEELKDIMKSIHDKCVEYGKKDEKVNYLKGANIAGFVRVADAMI; via the coding sequence ATGTCAAAAAATAATCATAAAGCCCAAGTGAAGGGGTTCATGGAAAAGGTTAAGGAAAAGCAACCCCACGAATCTGAGTTTTTACAAGCTGTAGAAGAGGTTGCCGAATTTATTCTTCCTTTTATAGAAGACAATCCAAAATATAAGAAAGCGAAGTTATTAGAGCGAATGGTCGAACCAGAGAGAGCTATTTTATTTCGTGTGCCTTGGCTAGACGATAAAAATGAGATTCAAGTTAATAAAGGTTTTCGTGTACAATTCAATTCTGCCATAGGACCTTACAAAGGTGGAGTGCGCTTTCATCCGAGTGTAAACTTGTCTATTTTAAAATTTTTAGGTTTCGAACAGGTTTTCAAAAATTCCCTTACAGGCTTGCCTTTAGGTGGTGGAAAAGGAGGTTCGGACTTCAACCCCAAAGGGAAAAGTGATGCAGAAGTAATGCGTTTTTGTCAGAGTTTTGTAACAGAGCTATTTAGACACATAGGAGCTGATACAGATATTCCTGCAGGTGATATTGGCGTAGGAGCAAGAGAGGTAGGCTATATGTTTGGTCAATACAAACGACTCTCCAACGAATTTACAGGAACGTTTACTGGAAAGGGCGTAAAATGGGGAGGTTCACTTCTCCGAACAGAAGCCACAGGCTACGGACTTTTGTATTTTGTAAAGGAAATGATGGAACACAAAGGCGATTCTTTAGAAGATAAAGTAATAGCTATTTCAGGTTCTGGAAATGTAGCGCAGTATGCCTGTGAGAAGGCGATTGAATTAGGTGCAAAAGTGGTAACACTTTCTGATTCTGATGGCTATATTTATGATGAAGAAGGAATTACTATCGAAAAATTGGAGTTTGTAAAAGAACTCAAAAACGAAAAACGAGGCAGAATCAAAGAATATGCAAAAAAATATAAGTCTGCAAAGTTTTATAAAGACGAGCGTCCTTGGAGTGTAAAATGTGATATTGCTTTGCCTTGCGCTACCCAAAACGAATTGGAAAAAGAAGGAGCTAAATCACTTGTGAAAAATGGCTGTCAGCTAGTGGCAGAGGGGGCAAATATGCCAACAACATCAGAAGCAATAGATGTTTTTGAAAAAAATAATATACTTTATGCCCCAGGTAAGGCTTCCAATGCTGGAGGTGTAGCTACCTCTGGACTGGAAATGACACAAAACTCACTACGAATGTCTTGGACGAAAGAAAAGATAGATGAGGAACTGAAAGATATTATGAAAAGCATCCACGACAAATGTGTGGAGTATGGAAAGAAAGACGAAAAAGTAAATTACCTCAAGGGGGCAAATATTGCTGGTTTTGTCAGAGTGGCTGATGCTATGATAGA
- a CDS encoding DUF2024 family protein has protein sequence QKLGILIFTIFNQLYIMNVAVWDTYVKRKDGKAMHFDILVNAEVEHTERILEYGKHYLQTKGFSTEGIKAKKCKFCHIEVASDQVQQDIERKGFSIIEMLNCN, from the coding sequence ACAAAAGTTAGGAATCCTAATATTTACTATTTTTAATCAATTATACATTATGAATGTTGCAGTTTGGGATACATACGTAAAACGTAAAGATGGTAAAGCCATGCACTTTGATATTTTGGTCAATGCAGAGGTTGAGCATACAGAACGTATTCTTGAGTATGGGAAACATTATTTACAAACTAAAGGCTTTTCTACTGAGGGTATTAAGGCAAAAAAATGCAAGTTTTGTCATATTGAAGTTGCATCTGATCAGGTTCAGCAAGATATTGAAAGAAAAGGCTTCTCTATCATTGAAATGTTGAATTGTAACTAA
- a CDS encoding methyltransferase, with translation MKSKKQHWENVYQTKTPQEVSWTQAKPQTSLDFISSFKLEKNAKIIDIGGGESHLVDLLLEDGFTDITVLDISATALEKAKKRIEEKFGEKAKFVTWIVSDITEFEPKISYELWHDRATFHFLTDDKDINKYKNTVEKYVAKGLVMATFSKEGAKKCSGLEVSQYDENSLSFDSFDKIKCLQEDHTTPFNTKQNFLFCSFQKS, from the coding sequence ATGAAATCAAAAAAACAACATTGGGAAAATGTCTATCAGACCAAAACGCCACAAGAAGTAAGCTGGACACAAGCCAAGCCTCAAACTTCTCTTGATTTTATTTCCTCTTTTAAGCTAGAAAAAAATGCGAAAATTATTGATATTGGAGGAGGGGAAAGTCATTTAGTAGATCTTCTTTTAGAAGATGGTTTTACAGATATTACAGTGCTAGATATTTCTGCAACAGCTTTAGAAAAAGCTAAAAAACGCATAGAGGAAAAGTTTGGAGAAAAGGCAAAATTTGTAACTTGGATAGTAAGTGATATAACCGAATTTGAACCTAAAATTAGCTACGAGCTTTGGCACGATAGAGCAACTTTCCATTTTCTAACAGATGATAAAGACATAAATAAGTATAAAAATACAGTAGAAAAATATGTTGCAAAAGGTTTAGTTATGGCTACGTTTTCAAAGGAAGGAGCTAAAAAATGTAGTGGTTTGGAAGTATCTCAATATGATGAAAATAGCTTAAGTTTTGACAGTTTTGATAAAATAAAATGTTTGCAAGAAGACCACACAACTCCCTTCAACACAAAGCAAAACTTCTTGTTTTGTAGCTTTCAGAAGAGTTAA
- a CDS encoding 3'-5' exonuclease: protein MRKTTNLSNLMVIDIETVGAQATFEELPDVLKPLWEKKAARIAPDDTAKEAFEEKAGIYAEFGKIVVIGIGFFTLQQNENGEEEQVFRVKSLASDNEKELLEDFIKVVEKFGKNLQFIAHNGKEFDFPYICRRMLINGLDIPYALDISGKKPWEVNHIDTMHMWKFGDYKNFTSLSLLAAVFGLDTSKDDIDGSEVNSVYYKEKDLNRIAVYCTKDVILTGQLFLRMQNLPIIKKENIIVVE from the coding sequence ATGAGAAAAACAACCAATTTATCCAACTTAATGGTCATCGACATCGAAACCGTAGGCGCACAAGCTACTTTTGAAGAACTGCCAGATGTATTAAAACCTCTTTGGGAAAAAAAAGCTGCACGTATTGCGCCAGATGATACAGCAAAAGAAGCCTTTGAGGAAAAAGCAGGCATTTATGCAGAGTTTGGGAAAATAGTTGTTATTGGAATTGGTTTCTTTACACTACAACAGAATGAAAACGGAGAAGAAGAGCAAGTCTTTAGAGTAAAGTCGTTGGCTTCTGACAATGAAAAAGAATTGTTAGAAGATTTTATAAAAGTAGTAGAAAAATTTGGTAAGAATTTGCAGTTTATTGCTCACAATGGAAAAGAATTTGATTTTCCTTATATCTGTCGTCGTATGCTCATCAATGGATTGGATATTCCTTACGCTTTGGATATTTCTGGTAAAAAACCGTGGGAAGTAAACCATATTGATACGATGCACATGTGGAAGTTTGGCGACTATAAAAATTTTACCTCTCTATCTCTGTTGGCTGCTGTTTTTGGTTTGGATACCAGTAAAGACGATATTGACGGAAGCGAAGTAAATAGTGTTTATTACAAAGAAAAAGACTTAAACCGAATCGCTGTGTATTGTACAAAAGATGTGATTCTGACAGGACAACTATTTCTAAGAATGCAAAATTTGCCGATTATTAAAAAAGAAAATATTATTGTCGTAGAATAA